In one Prosthecochloris aestuarii DSM 271 genomic region, the following are encoded:
- a CDS encoding YraN family protein codes for MSLIPHDLGRQGEDAAASWLLCKGYRIIRRNYRYRRNEIDIIAMDDRTLCFVEVKTRATIDKGHPLEAVTPQKQKEIIRTARAFLCMEYHEEIDCRFDVVAIIAKGYEKGRLKEFDVEHITDAFWAE; via the coding sequence ATGTCACTCATCCCCCATGACCTTGGACGACAGGGAGAAGATGCAGCAGCATCATGGCTGCTCTGCAAAGGGTACCGTATTATCCGACGCAACTACCGCTACCGGCGCAACGAAATCGATATCATCGCTATGGATGACCGGACACTCTGCTTTGTCGAAGTCAAAACACGGGCGACAATTGACAAAGGCCATCCTCTCGAAGCGGTCACCCCTCAAAAACAGAAAGAGATCATCAGGACTGCTCGTGCGTTTCTCTGTATGGAATACCACGAGGAAATCGACTGCCGATTCGATGTTGTCGCTATCATCGCAAAAGGCTATGAAAAAGGACGATTGAAGGAGTTCGATGTCGAACACATCACTGATGCCTTCTGGGCGGAATGA
- a CDS encoding peptidylprolyl isomerase — translation MKKGVFRILVALALLCFAGVPVLRAATVDRIVAIVGNEIVLQSEIEQQAVMTELQYPEMAKAKDLRGRILDNLVMQKIVLTKARLDSVNVNESDIDKQTDERLMFLRSRFPSIEEMEKTFSKSYAMIEKEIKDDIRNQQLIDNLRRQKMSGVTVSYDEVEDFYRQHRDELPSIPESVQISQIIMYPQVTPENKAKARSLIEDVQQRLLEGADFDEMARRYSQDPGSAEVGGDLGYSKRGEFVKPYEEAAFSLKDGEISAIVESRFGYHIIQLLEKEGDRVHTRHILAVFDRTTLDRDAAKEKLEEIRSDVLAGKATFAEMASTYSEDPLSSLNGGMIQQADGEGLFPSASLKEPLKSVVAKLDEPGAISKPMLINAPEGEPFYALFRLDKRIRSHAMGLSTDYARLEKLAIDEKQKVMFTTWIEGLKKEVYVNILDSDI, via the coding sequence ATGAAAAAAGGTGTGTTCAGGATTCTCGTCGCGCTCGCTCTTCTCTGTTTTGCCGGTGTTCCGGTTCTCAGGGCGGCGACGGTCGACAGGATTGTCGCTATTGTGGGTAACGAGATTGTTCTGCAGTCTGAAATTGAACAGCAGGCGGTCATGACAGAGCTGCAGTACCCCGAGATGGCAAAGGCAAAAGACCTTCGCGGCCGTATTCTCGATAATCTTGTCATGCAGAAAATCGTATTGACGAAAGCCCGTCTCGACAGTGTCAATGTCAATGAGAGTGATATCGACAAACAGACTGATGAGCGTCTGATGTTTCTTCGGAGTCGTTTCCCTTCGATCGAAGAGATGGAAAAGACCTTTTCCAAGTCGTACGCCATGATTGAAAAAGAGATCAAGGACGATATTCGTAACCAGCAGCTTATTGACAATCTGCGTCGTCAGAAAATGTCTGGCGTGACGGTCAGTTACGATGAGGTTGAGGATTTTTATCGGCAGCATCGCGATGAACTGCCGTCGATTCCGGAATCTGTCCAGATTTCACAGATTATCATGTATCCTCAGGTCACTCCTGAAAACAAGGCTAAGGCAAGATCGTTGATCGAGGATGTTCAGCAGCGACTGCTCGAAGGGGCTGATTTCGACGAGATGGCCCGCCGCTACTCCCAGGATCCCGGTTCAGCTGAAGTTGGCGGAGATCTCGGTTATTCAAAGCGCGGCGAATTCGTCAAGCCGTATGAAGAGGCGGCCTTCAGTCTGAAAGATGGTGAGATTTCCGCTATTGTCGAAAGCCGGTTCGGTTACCATATTATTCAGTTGCTTGAAAAGGAAGGCGATAGAGTCCATACCCGCCATATCCTGGCTGTCTTTGATCGCACTACGCTCGATAGAGATGCGGCAAAAGAGAAGCTTGAGGAGATCCGCAGCGATGTGCTGGCTGGTAAGGCGACATTTGCCGAGATGGCCTCGACATACTCTGAAGACCCTCTTTCTTCTCTCAATGGCGGTATGATTCAGCAGGCAGACGGAGAAGGCCTTTTTCCTTCAGCTTCGCTCAAGGAGCCGCTGAAAAGTGTTGTCGCAAAGCTCGATGAGCCGGGAGCGATTTCCAAACCTATGCTGATTAACGCACCGGAGGGCGAACCTTTTTATGCGCTGTTCCGTCTGGATAAAAGGATTCGCTCTCATGCGATGGGGCTTTCCACCGATTACGCCAGACTTGAAAAGCTGGCGATCGATGAAAAGCAGAAGGTGATGTTTACAACATGGATAGAGGGATTGAAAAAAGAGGTGTATGTGAACATTCTTGATTCAGACATCTAA
- the gyrB gene encoding DNA topoisomerase (ATP-hydrolyzing) subunit B — protein sequence MSETQTPSASSSYLATNIQILDGIEHVRKRPAMYIGDINVRGLHHLIYEIVDNSIDETLAGYNDTIEMSLNDDGSVTVSDNGRGIPVDMHPQKKKSALELVMTVIGAGGKFDKGAYKVSGGLHGVGASVVNALSEWCEVEVSRDGKVWYQRYHRGVPQCEVKIIGETDKTGTKTTFMPDASIFKTTEFRKDVIIDRMRELAFLNSVLKIVVKDTDDSEETFHYEGGIKEFVTYTDHNRIALVKEPVYLYGERDTTVVEIALQYNDSYQENVFSYVNNINTHEGGTHMTGFRKALTRTLNAYAQKNDLLKNLKLSLTGDDFKEGLTAIISVKVAEPQFEGQTKTKLGNSETQSIVESIVNEQLAEFLESNPNVLKTIIEKVKSAALSRDAARKAKELTRRKSVLESTGLPGKLADCSINDPEHCELYIVEGDSAGGSAKQGRDRSFQAILPLKGKILNVEKARLHKMLENEEIKTIILALGTNFGEDEFMADKLRYGKIIIMTDADVDGAHIRTLLLTFFFRHMRPLIEAGKVFIAQPPLYLIKAGKEQKYAWDEDERTTIMEMMKKSQKGKTNINIQRYKGLGEMNPEQLWSTTMDPEHRSLLQVTVENAMEADQVFSTLMGDKVDPRREFIEKNARYVRRLDV from the coding sequence ATGTCAGAAACCCAGACTCCGTCCGCTTCGTCATCATATCTGGCGACCAATATTCAGATTCTCGACGGTATAGAGCATGTCCGTAAACGCCCGGCGATGTACATCGGCGACATCAACGTCCGTGGATTGCATCACCTCATCTATGAGATCGTTGACAACTCGATCGATGAAACGCTTGCAGGATATAATGATACGATTGAAATGTCACTCAATGACGACGGCTCTGTCACGGTCTCGGACAACGGCCGCGGCATTCCGGTAGACATGCATCCCCAGAAAAAGAAGTCTGCGCTTGAACTGGTCATGACAGTTATCGGTGCGGGCGGAAAGTTCGACAAGGGCGCTTATAAAGTGTCCGGCGGTCTGCACGGCGTCGGCGCCTCGGTGGTCAACGCGCTGTCGGAGTGGTGCGAGGTCGAGGTGAGCAGGGACGGCAAAGTCTGGTATCAGCGATACCACAGAGGTGTCCCCCAGTGCGAAGTCAAAATTATCGGTGAAACCGATAAAACCGGCACAAAAACCACATTCATGCCTGATGCTTCGATTTTCAAGACCACTGAATTCCGAAAAGACGTCATTATCGACCGCATGAGAGAACTGGCGTTTCTCAACAGTGTACTCAAGATTGTCGTCAAAGACACCGACGATTCGGAAGAAACCTTTCATTATGAAGGCGGCATCAAAGAGTTTGTCACCTATACCGATCATAACAGGATTGCGCTTGTCAAGGAACCAGTTTACCTCTACGGAGAGCGTGACACGACAGTGGTCGAAATAGCACTGCAGTACAACGACTCCTATCAGGAAAACGTCTTCAGCTACGTCAATAACATCAATACCCACGAAGGGGGTACGCATATGACTGGTTTCCGCAAGGCGCTGACCAGAACACTGAATGCATACGCCCAGAAAAACGACCTGCTTAAAAATCTCAAGCTCTCATTGACAGGTGATGATTTCAAGGAAGGACTGACCGCTATCATCTCCGTGAAAGTTGCCGAACCTCAATTCGAAGGCCAGACAAAAACAAAACTCGGCAACTCTGAAACACAGAGTATTGTCGAAAGCATCGTCAATGAACAGCTTGCCGAGTTTCTCGAAAGCAATCCCAATGTGCTCAAGACCATCATCGAGAAAGTCAAAAGCGCAGCGCTTTCAAGAGATGCTGCAAGAAAAGCAAAGGAGCTGACCCGACGCAAGTCCGTGCTGGAAAGCACCGGCCTGCCGGGCAAACTTGCTGACTGCTCAATCAACGATCCGGAACACTGCGAACTTTACATCGTCGAGGGTGACTCGGCAGGCGGCAGTGCCAAGCAGGGACGGGACCGGAGTTTTCAGGCGATCCTTCCGCTGAAGGGCAAAATTCTCAATGTGGAAAAGGCCCGGCTGCACAAGATGCTTGAAAACGAAGAAATCAAGACCATTATCCTGGCACTCGGCACAAACTTCGGAGAAGATGAGTTTATGGCCGACAAACTTCGCTACGGCAAGATCATCATTATGACTGATGCCGATGTGGATGGCGCCCATATCAGAACGCTCCTGCTGACCTTTTTCTTCCGCCATATGCGCCCCCTCATTGAAGCAGGCAAAGTCTTTATCGCACAGCCGCCTCTCTACCTTATCAAAGCAGGCAAGGAGCAGAAATACGCCTGGGACGAAGATGAGCGAACAACCATCATGGAGATGATGAAAAAATCACAGAAAGGCAAAACCAATATCAATATTCAGCGATATAAAGGTCTTGGTGAAATGAACCCTGAACAGCTCTGGAGCACGACGATGGATCCTGAGCACCGCTCGCTGCTTCAGGTAACGGTGGAAAACGCAATGGAAGCGGACCAGGTCTTCTCGACCCTGATGGGCGACAAAGTTGATCCGCGCCGTGAATTCATTGAAAAGAACGCCCGGTATGTCCGGCGATTAGATGTCTGA
- a CDS encoding Rne/Rng family ribonuclease → MKKTVKKQLLMNKSGDEIQVALVEDGRLAELVIERPDSLRSIGDIYLGRVHKVVEGLKAAFVDIGQKSDGFLHFSDVGTTNEDYRALIEDDEDDENGALEGEDVEKNDDVQAESKPRASEKAPRSATPERKRQSYTQMIAGKLKANDSILVQVIKEPISNKGSRLTSDITIAGRFMVLLPFGGGQIAVSRRVVSRKERSRLKKLVRSILPEGFGAIIRTVAENQEEELLKKDLEKLLVKWQQIEEKLQDAKPPQLIFKEDTIISSVLRDSLNSDVTELVANCPSIYKETLNYILWAAPEMEKNVTLYQGKLPLFEGYGIAKDVESIFSRKVWLKSGGYIIIEHTEAMVVVDVNSGRYAAKKEQEENSLKTNLEAAREVVRQLRLRDIGGIIVVDFIDMLDQKNSKKVFDSMKTELRHDRAKSNILPLSDFGLMQITRERIRPSLMQRMGDQCPACGGSGVVQARYTTINQIERWLRKYALQRKVMFQKLDLYVSPTVAEPLCDEERKTEMKWFLQHMLFVKIKSDESLRSDDFRFYLQKNNKEITSEFSDL, encoded by the coding sequence ATGAAGAAGACGGTCAAGAAACAGTTGTTGATGAACAAGTCGGGTGATGAGATCCAGGTTGCTCTGGTCGAGGACGGTCGTCTTGCCGAACTCGTGATAGAAAGGCCCGACAGTCTGCGCAGTATCGGTGATATTTATCTTGGGCGTGTCCACAAGGTGGTCGAAGGCCTCAAAGCCGCTTTTGTCGATATCGGTCAGAAATCAGACGGATTTTTGCACTTTTCCGACGTCGGCACGACCAACGAAGACTACCGGGCTCTGATCGAGGACGATGAAGACGATGAGAACGGTGCCCTGGAAGGCGAAGATGTTGAGAAAAATGACGATGTCCAGGCTGAATCAAAACCCCGGGCGTCTGAGAAAGCTCCCCGTTCGGCAACACCGGAACGCAAACGGCAGTCGTATACGCAGATGATCGCCGGTAAGCTCAAGGCCAATGATTCCATTCTCGTTCAGGTCATTAAAGAGCCCATAAGCAATAAAGGTTCGCGACTTACCTCGGATATTACCATCGCGGGCCGGTTTATGGTGCTGCTGCCGTTTGGCGGAGGACAGATAGCGGTTTCCCGCCGTGTGGTCTCCCGTAAGGAACGCTCGCGCCTGAAAAAACTCGTCCGCTCGATTCTGCCCGAGGGTTTCGGGGCGATCATCAGAACGGTCGCAGAAAATCAGGAAGAGGAGCTCCTGAAAAAAGATCTGGAGAAGCTGCTCGTCAAATGGCAGCAGATTGAGGAAAAGCTGCAGGATGCCAAGCCGCCTCAGCTGATCTTCAAAGAGGATACCATTATTTCGAGCGTGCTTCGTGATTCGCTCAACAGTGATGTGACTGAACTGGTCGCAAACTGTCCGTCGATCTACAAGGAGACGCTGAACTATATTCTCTGGGCAGCGCCTGAAATGGAAAAGAACGTCACGCTCTATCAGGGCAAACTTCCTCTGTTTGAGGGCTACGGTATTGCCAAGGACGTCGAGTCGATATTCTCTCGAAAAGTGTGGCTGAAGTCCGGGGGCTATATTATTATCGAGCACACCGAAGCGATGGTGGTCGTCGACGTCAACAGCGGCCGCTATGCAGCCAAGAAAGAGCAGGAGGAGAACTCCCTGAAGACCAACCTCGAAGCTGCCCGTGAAGTTGTCCGCCAGTTGCGGCTCCGTGATATCGGCGGTATTATCGTGGTTGACTTTATTGATATGCTCGATCAGAAAAACTCGAAGAAGGTGTTTGACTCCATGAAGACCGAGCTTCGTCATGATCGGGCGAAGTCAAATATCCTTCCCCTGTCGGATTTTGGTCTGATGCAGATCACTCGTGAAAGGATCAGGCCCAGTCTGATGCAGCGTATGGGCGATCAGTGTCCGGCCTGCGGCGGTTCAGGTGTCGTGCAGGCAAGGTATACGACCATCAACCAGATCGAACGCTGGCTTCGCAAATATGCTCTGCAGCGCAAGGTGATGTTTCAGAAACTCGATCTCTATGTCAGTCCAACCGTTGCCGAACCACTCTGCGATGAGGAGCGGAAAACAGAAATGAAATGGTTTCTGCAGCATATGCTCTTTGTGAAGATCAAATCGGATGAAAGTCTGCGCAGTGACGATTTTCGGTTTTATCTCCAAAAGAACAACAAGGAAATTACCTCAGAATTCAGTGATTTATAA
- the secD gene encoding protein translocase subunit SecD, which produces MKNNRFTGILIVALTALALWSLWPTYQQYSFNKKLEPLTTAEDSLKFIQEHRQAIDNATEKSLKLGLDLKGGMYLVLEVDLIDLIEQRAWNKDQTFRDMLASVNEKASGVNTGIIDLLAAEFRDSGIRMSRYFYDVRDSDEEVIVKLRKEAEEALARAREVIRNRVDQYGVAEPVIQTQGARRIIVALPGVSDQERVRKLLKGTAKLEFKLVRDREAMVSALERINKRMAEREASAADSEGLVADANPLYKHIVVMDNGRAYVPEYSREYLLTLFEDNDIVNLLPKDSELRLSAKSIEGQDGQQFYDLYLIKKTPELTGGVITEAKATFGASTVQPEVTMKMNADGTAKWARITGANIGRQIAIVLDGAVYSAPVVESKIPGGSSVINGIGSLEEAQDLEIVLKAGALPAPVRIIEERTVGPSLGADYIRSGLLSSSWGLSIVAVFMIFYYRKAGVSADIALVLNILFVLSVLAGFGAALTLPGIAGLVLTIGMAVDANVLIFERIREELMEKKNLRVAVDTGYSKAFSAIIDSQITTLGAAFLLYVYGIGPIQGFAITLMIGTAASLFTALVVTKSIFDLLISKNLMTEKSFG; this is translated from the coding sequence ATGAAAAATAACAGGTTTACAGGTATTCTGATCGTTGCGCTCACCGCACTTGCTCTGTGGTCCTTATGGCCTACCTATCAGCAGTACTCCTTCAACAAGAAGCTTGAGCCCTTAACGACGGCTGAAGATAGTCTGAAATTCATTCAGGAGCACCGCCAGGCTATCGACAATGCAACTGAAAAAAGCCTCAAGCTGGGACTTGATCTGAAGGGAGGAATGTATCTTGTACTCGAGGTTGATCTGATCGACCTGATTGAACAGCGTGCATGGAACAAGGATCAGACGTTTCGTGATATGCTCGCGTCGGTCAATGAGAAGGCTTCGGGTGTCAATACTGGCATTATCGATCTTCTTGCGGCTGAATTCCGCGACAGCGGTATACGCATGAGCCGTTATTTTTACGATGTCCGCGATAGCGACGAAGAGGTGATCGTCAAATTGCGCAAGGAGGCCGAGGAGGCGCTTGCAAGGGCAAGAGAGGTTATTCGTAACAGGGTTGATCAGTACGGTGTCGCCGAGCCTGTTATCCAGACCCAGGGAGCCAGAAGAATTATCGTTGCTCTTCCCGGGGTTTCCGATCAGGAAAGGGTCCGCAAGCTCCTCAAGGGAACGGCAAAGCTGGAGTTCAAGCTTGTCAGGGACCGTGAGGCAATGGTTTCTGCTCTCGAGAGGATCAATAAACGTATGGCTGAGCGCGAAGCCTCTGCTGCTGACAGCGAGGGTTTGGTTGCGGATGCCAATCCGCTCTACAAACACATCGTTGTCATGGATAACGGTCGGGCATATGTGCCGGAATACTCCAGGGAGTATCTGCTCACGCTTTTTGAGGATAACGATATTGTCAATCTGCTTCCCAAAGATTCGGAACTTCGTCTTTCAGCAAAATCGATCGAGGGGCAGGATGGCCAGCAGTTCTATGATCTTTATCTGATCAAAAAAACGCCGGAGCTCACTGGCGGAGTGATTACCGAAGCCAAAGCGACCTTCGGAGCATCGACTGTGCAGCCTGAGGTCACGATGAAAATGAATGCAGATGGCACTGCCAAGTGGGCCCGGATCACCGGTGCCAATATTGGTCGTCAGATCGCCATTGTGCTTGACGGCGCGGTCTATTCCGCACCTGTTGTCGAGTCCAAGATACCGGGGGGAAGCTCGGTTATCAATGGTATCGGCAGTCTTGAAGAGGCTCAGGACCTTGAAATTGTGCTCAAGGCGGGTGCGCTGCCTGCGCCTGTCCGTATCATAGAGGAGCGTACCGTCGGTCCGTCTCTTGGTGCCGACTATATCCGTTCAGGTCTTCTGTCTTCCAGCTGGGGACTCAGTATTGTTGCGGTGTTCATGATTTTCTATTATCGCAAAGCCGGGGTTTCGGCTGATATCGCTCTGGTGCTCAATATTCTTTTCGTTCTTTCGGTACTTGCCGGTTTCGGAGCCGCCTTGACCCTGCCGGGTATCGCCGGTCTTGTCCTGACTATCGGTATGGCGGTTGATGCCAACGTGCTTATTTTTGAGCGCATCAGGGAGGAACTGATGGAAAAGAAAAATCTGCGTGTAGCGGTTGATACCGGTTACAGCAAGGCATTCTCCGCTATCATCGATTCGCAAATCACGACGCTTGGAGCAGCTTTTCTTCTTTATGTCTATGGTATCGGTCCTATTCAGGGATTTGCTATCACGCTCATGATCGGGACTGCCGCAAGCCTCTTTACGGCACTTGTCGTTACCAAAAGCATCTTTGATTTGCTGATCAGCAAAAATCTCATGACAGAGAAAAGTTTCGGATAA
- the secF gene encoding protein translocase subunit SecF translates to MHLFKNTNIDFLRHRKIAYGISLVLILAGMVSLAIRGLNFGIDFKGGTEAVLRFDQDISIGDVRSVLREAGVRGMVKSYGTDRSVLIQTDFEGDVNQLKTIVSTALNDRFSDNPHEMLRIDAVGPSIASDLKWAALKALLGALVAILIYVGIRFEFRFAAASVVAIFHDVFIVLGLFSLLGGVFDFMPLDVDQSIIAAFLTIAGYSINDTVVVYDRIRENVLGRKPSEYSSIFNASLNQTLSRTIITSGTTLLTVAVLFIFAGPAIRGFSFAILIGIAVGTYSSIFIAAPIVLDWQLKSKRPIKLRGSN, encoded by the coding sequence ATGCATTTGTTCAAGAATACAAACATAGATTTTCTTCGCCACAGGAAAATTGCTTATGGGATTTCTCTTGTGCTGATCCTTGCCGGTATGGTTTCTCTGGCCATCCGTGGTCTCAACTTCGGTATTGATTTCAAAGGAGGGACCGAGGCGGTGCTTCGTTTCGATCAGGACATTTCAATCGGAGATGTCCGATCGGTGCTCCGTGAGGCTGGTGTCCGGGGAATGGTTAAAAGCTATGGTACGGACCGTTCCGTCCTGATTCAGACTGATTTCGAGGGGGATGTCAACCAGCTCAAGACCATTGTTTCTACCGCTCTCAACGACCGATTCAGTGATAATCCTCATGAAATGCTGCGCATTGATGCAGTCGGCCCCAGCATTGCTTCAGACCTGAAATGGGCTGCGTTGAAGGCCCTGTTAGGTGCGCTGGTTGCCATTCTCATCTATGTCGGCATTCGCTTCGAGTTCCGGTTTGCAGCCGCAAGCGTTGTGGCGATTTTTCATGATGTTTTTATCGTGCTGGGCCTCTTCAGTCTTCTGGGCGGCGTATTTGATTTCATGCCTCTCGATGTTGATCAGAGCATTATCGCCGCGTTTCTTACGATCGCCGGTTATTCGATCAACGATACGGTTGTCGTTTACGACAGGATTCGCGAGAACGTTCTTGGCAGGAAGCCTTCGGAGTATAGCTCTATCTTCAATGCCAGTCTCAATCAGACACTCAGCAGGACAATCATCACCTCCGGGACAACCCTTCTGACGGTCGCTGTCCTCTTTATTTTTGCCGGTCCTGCTATTAGAGGTTTTTCGTTTGCTATATTGATTGGGATTGCCGTCGGCACCTACTCTTCGATATTTATTGCTGCCCCGATAGTGCTTGACTGGCAGTTGAAATCCAAGCGCCCGATCAAGCTCAGAGGGAGCAATTAG
- a CDS encoding 2,3,4,5-tetrahydropyridine-2,6-dicarboxylate N-succinyltransferase, giving the protein MIEDKNVLEKKIEALSALSASELKAESGARNVFAAFKQMLNEGTIRAAEKIDGTWRANTWVKKGILLGMKLGSMQENTIQFRGYYDWTFIDKDTYPLKRFTKDDGVRLVPGGSSVRDGAWLAPSVVMMPPAYVNVGAYVDAGTMIDSHALVGSCAQIGRNVHLSAAVQIGGVLEPIGAVPVVVEDDVMIGGNCGIYEGTIVSTRAVIGTGVILNASTPVYDIVNECIIRKTPDSPLIIPEGAVVVAGSRKVKGDFAAENGLSIYTPMIIKYRDEKTDSATALESALR; this is encoded by the coding sequence ATGATTGAAGATAAAAATGTGTTAGAAAAGAAGATTGAAGCGCTTTCGGCACTCTCCGCTTCGGAACTCAAGGCAGAGAGCGGGGCACGCAACGTTTTTGCCGCATTCAAACAGATGCTCAACGAAGGCACAATCCGCGCGGCTGAAAAGATCGACGGTACCTGGAGGGCCAATACCTGGGTCAAGAAAGGCATTCTTCTCGGCATGAAGCTGGGCAGCATGCAGGAAAATACCATTCAGTTCCGAGGATATTACGACTGGACCTTTATCGATAAGGATACCTATCCTCTCAAGCGATTCACCAAGGATGACGGAGTGCGTCTCGTTCCCGGAGGCTCCTCTGTCCGTGACGGAGCCTGGCTTGCGCCTTCCGTGGTCATGATGCCTCCGGCATACGTTAATGTCGGGGCATATGTCGATGCCGGCACCATGATCGACTCTCATGCGCTTGTAGGAAGCTGTGCGCAGATAGGCCGTAACGTGCATCTTTCCGCAGCAGTCCAGATCGGAGGCGTCCTCGAGCCTATCGGCGCGGTTCCTGTTGTCGTTGAAGATGATGTTATGATAGGCGGAAACTGCGGGATTTACGAGGGAACAATTGTCTCGACCCGTGCTGTTATCGGTACCGGTGTCATCCTGAACGCTTCGACGCCGGTCTATGATATTGTCAACGAGTGCATCATCCGCAAAACGCCGGATTCTCCGCTCATCATTCCGGAGGGTGCGGTTGTTGTTGCCGGTTCGCGCAAGGTAAAGGGGGATTTTGCCGCAGAAAACGGCCTGTCCATCTATACCCCTATGATCATCAAATACCGCGATGAGAAAACCGACAGCGCGACAGCCCTTGAAAGCGCTTTGCGCTGA
- a CDS encoding ribonuclease HII yields MTLTTLYEQQFWPDLQRVCGIDEAGRGPLAGPVVAAAVVFPRHFRPHGFISTLNDSKTIPPRRRKELAQAIIQEAEDYAIAEVDHIEIDRINILQATMLAMNNAAGSLEHSPSLLLIDGNRFHPARPVAFRTIVKGDASVFSIAAASILAKTHRDAIMTEAALLYPEYGFEKHFGYPTREHIEAIRNHGRSPIHRMSFRLRQLGEK; encoded by the coding sequence TTGACTTTAACAACCCTGTACGAACAACAATTCTGGCCTGATCTGCAAAGAGTTTGCGGCATCGACGAAGCTGGCAGAGGACCGCTCGCAGGACCTGTCGTCGCTGCGGCGGTGGTCTTTCCGCGCCATTTTCGACCTCATGGCTTTATCTCGACGCTGAACGACTCCAAAACAATCCCGCCACGAAGACGCAAAGAGCTTGCTCAGGCAATTATTCAGGAAGCAGAAGACTACGCCATAGCGGAAGTTGACCATATCGAGATAGACCGGATCAATATTCTGCAGGCAACCATGCTTGCCATGAACAATGCCGCCGGCTCACTCGAACACAGCCCGTCACTGCTGCTGATCGACGGAAACCGCTTTCATCCGGCAAGGCCTGTTGCATTCAGAACGATAGTGAAAGGAGATGCTTCGGTCTTTTCTATCGCGGCAGCATCGATCCTGGCAAAGACACACCGAGACGCCATCATGACAGAAGCCGCACTGCTCTACCCGGAGTACGGTTTCGAAAAACATTTCGGCTACCCGACCAGAGAACATATCGAAGCCATAAGAAACCATGGACGCTCTCCGATCCACAGGATGAGCTTCCGGCTCCGCCAGCTCGGAGAAAAATAA